In Rathayibacter sp. VKM Ac-2762, one DNA window encodes the following:
- a CDS encoding MaoC/PaaZ C-terminal domain-containing protein, with protein sequence MSTALPALAELSVGQVVAESRFPIDRGTLVRYAGASGDFNPIHYRDDVAAEVGLPGVLAHGMLTMGTAVQVVVDWVGDPGRVVDYQVRFTRPVVVDPRDGAAIDVVARIGAVNAEEGWVRVDLAVSVEGQSVLGKAQARVRLA encoded by the coding sequence ATGAGCACCGCACTGCCCGCTCTCGCCGAGCTGAGCGTCGGCCAGGTCGTCGCCGAGAGCCGCTTCCCGATCGACCGCGGCACCCTGGTGCGCTACGCGGGCGCCTCGGGCGACTTCAACCCCATCCACTACCGCGACGACGTCGCCGCCGAGGTCGGCCTGCCCGGCGTGCTCGCGCACGGCATGCTCACGATGGGCACCGCGGTGCAGGTCGTCGTCGACTGGGTCGGCGACCCCGGACGCGTGGTCGACTACCAGGTGCGCTTCACCCGCCCCGTCGTGGTGGACCCGCGCGACGGCGCCGCGATCGACGTGGTCGCCAGGATCGGCGCTGTGAACGCCGAGGAGGGCTGGGTCCGCGTCGACCTCGCCGTCTCGGTCGAGGGCCAGTCCGTCCTCGGCAAGGCCCAGGCACGGGTCCGACTCGCGTGA
- a CDS encoding EI24 domain-containing protein encodes MSVLRDLGLGARLFLSGFRTWVRSPRAMLLGAIPPLIVGLVFVGVLVLVLTRVQDAVTALTPFAGGWDEGTAATVRLVLSIAVVGAVLALGVVLFATVTLLVGDPFYERIWRRVEDDLGGVPDERESTFWQGVGRGLRDSAVLVATSLGIGVVLVLLGLVPVVGSIVGLGAGALVGGRALALELTGFAGDARGLSLRDRRRLLGEHRAVSLGFGIAVYLAFLVPGGAVVATPAATAGATLLLRTLRGEPTERPAA; translated from the coding sequence ATGAGCGTCCTCCGCGATCTCGGCCTCGGTGCCCGGCTCTTCCTCAGCGGCTTCCGCACCTGGGTCCGCTCGCCGCGGGCGATGCTCCTCGGCGCGATCCCGCCCCTGATCGTCGGCCTGGTCTTCGTCGGCGTACTGGTCCTGGTGCTCACGCGGGTGCAGGACGCGGTGACCGCGCTCACCCCGTTCGCCGGCGGCTGGGACGAGGGCACGGCCGCCACCGTCCGCCTGGTGCTCTCGATCGCGGTGGTCGGCGCCGTGCTCGCCCTCGGCGTGGTCCTCTTCGCCACGGTGACCCTGCTGGTCGGCGACCCCTTCTACGAGCGGATCTGGCGGCGGGTCGAGGACGACCTCGGCGGCGTGCCCGACGAGCGCGAGAGCACCTTCTGGCAGGGGGTCGGCCGCGGCCTCCGCGACTCCGCCGTGCTGGTCGCCACCTCCCTCGGGATCGGCGTGGTCCTGGTGCTGCTGGGCCTGGTGCCGGTGGTCGGCTCGATCGTCGGCCTCGGCGCGGGCGCCCTGGTCGGCGGGAGGGCCCTCGCGCTCGAGCTGACCGGGTTCGCGGGCGACGCCCGGGGGCTCTCCCTCCGCGACCGCCGCCGCCTCCTCGGCGAGCACCGCGCGGTCTCGCTCGGCTTCGGCATCGCCGTCTACCTGGCGTTCCTCGTCCCCGGGGGCGCGGTCGTCGCCACCCCCGCCGCGACGGCCGGCGCGACCCTCCTGCTCCGGACCCTGCGGGGCGAGCCGACCGAGCGGCCGGCCGCCTGA
- a CDS encoding chorismate-binding protein — protein MTSLLSRILASDGTLPFAVVLRQGRDAVDVFTGDVLDVEGLADIPLDGDDVLTLVPYRQVRERGFAAKDDGAPLRNLVVRERESVPLAEVLRLLPEREIPVEERGFDVPDDEYADIVRRVIEDEIGRGEGANFVINRAFVAQTDAPPVEAVLAWFRRLLTDESGAYWTFAIHTPGVDGAQTVTAVGATPERHVSVRDGVAMMNPISGTFRHPAAGPTGEEVLAFLADVKESEELFMVVDEEMKMMSAVCPDGGRILGPFLKQMSRLSHTEYLLEGRTGLDVREVLRLTMFAPTVTGSPMENACAVIAEYEKEPRGYYSGVLALFEPEEHGYTVDAPILIRTAYLRADGRLTVPAGATLVRHSTPEGEVAETRAKASGVLSALGLLPHREVPPAIDLNAQPGVQEALEARNERLASFWLRPQAPEHIAGLAGHTALIVDNEDQFTTMLAHQLRHLGMDARVERWSEVADVLSDDLVVFGPGPGDPRDDSDPRIAHLRSLMTTRLEAERPMLAVCLSHQMLSLLAGLPVEPLPAPRQGVRLAVDVFGEDAAIGFYNTFSSVAPGVARTPRLGLEVSVDPETGVVNALRGEHVASVQGHLESVLSSDGLRTLERLVRTATAQPARA, from the coding sequence ATGACCTCGCTCCTCTCCCGCATCCTCGCCTCCGACGGGACGCTGCCGTTCGCGGTGGTCCTCCGCCAGGGCCGCGACGCCGTCGACGTGTTCACGGGCGACGTGCTCGACGTCGAGGGCCTGGCCGACATCCCGCTCGACGGCGACGACGTGCTGACCCTCGTGCCCTACCGGCAGGTGCGCGAGCGCGGCTTCGCGGCGAAGGACGACGGAGCCCCTCTGCGCAACCTCGTGGTGCGCGAGCGCGAGAGCGTCCCCCTGGCGGAGGTGCTGCGGCTCCTGCCCGAGCGGGAGATCCCGGTCGAGGAGCGCGGCTTCGACGTGCCGGACGACGAGTACGCCGACATCGTCCGCCGGGTGATCGAGGACGAGATCGGCCGCGGCGAGGGCGCCAACTTCGTCATCAACCGCGCCTTCGTCGCGCAGACCGACGCGCCGCCCGTCGAGGCGGTCCTGGCCTGGTTCCGCCGCCTGCTCACCGACGAGTCCGGCGCGTACTGGACCTTCGCGATCCACACCCCCGGCGTCGACGGCGCGCAGACGGTCACCGCCGTCGGCGCGACCCCCGAGCGCCACGTCTCGGTGCGCGACGGCGTCGCCATGATGAACCCGATCAGCGGCACCTTCCGCCACCCCGCGGCCGGACCCACCGGGGAGGAGGTGCTCGCGTTCCTCGCCGACGTCAAGGAGAGCGAGGAGCTCTTCATGGTCGTGGACGAGGAGATGAAGATGATGAGCGCGGTCTGCCCGGACGGCGGCCGCATCCTCGGGCCGTTCCTCAAGCAGATGTCGCGGCTCAGCCACACCGAGTACCTGCTCGAGGGCCGCACCGGACTCGACGTGCGCGAGGTCCTGCGGCTGACGATGTTCGCGCCCACCGTCACCGGCTCGCCGATGGAGAACGCGTGCGCCGTGATCGCCGAGTACGAGAAGGAGCCCCGCGGCTACTACTCCGGCGTGCTCGCCCTCTTCGAGCCGGAGGAGCACGGCTACACGGTCGACGCCCCCATCCTCATCCGCACCGCCTACCTCCGCGCGGACGGCCGCCTCACCGTGCCGGCCGGCGCGACGCTCGTGCGCCACTCCACCCCCGAGGGCGAGGTCGCCGAGACGCGGGCGAAGGCGTCGGGCGTCCTCTCCGCCCTGGGCCTGCTGCCGCACCGCGAGGTGCCGCCGGCCATCGACCTGAACGCGCAGCCGGGCGTGCAGGAGGCGCTCGAGGCGCGCAACGAGCGGCTCGCCTCGTTCTGGCTCCGGCCCCAGGCGCCCGAGCACATCGCCGGCCTCGCCGGGCACACCGCGCTGATCGTCGACAACGAGGACCAGTTCACGACGATGCTCGCCCACCAGCTGCGCCACCTCGGGATGGACGCCCGGGTCGAGCGCTGGTCGGAGGTCGCCGACGTGCTGAGCGACGACCTCGTCGTCTTCGGCCCCGGCCCGGGCGACCCCCGCGACGACTCCGACCCGCGGATCGCGCACCTGCGCTCGCTGATGACCACGCGCCTCGAGGCGGAGCGGCCGATGCTCGCCGTCTGCCTCAGCCACCAGATGCTGTCGCTGCTGGCGGGCCTCCCGGTCGAGCCGCTGCCCGCGCCCCGCCAGGGCGTGCGCCTGGCGGTGGACGTGTTCGGCGAGGACGCCGCGATCGGCTTCTACAACACCTTCTCCTCGGTCGCCCCCGGCGTCGCGCGCACGCCCCGGCTGGGGCTCGAGGTCTCGGTCGACCCGGAGACGGGAGTGGTCAACGCCCTGCGCGGCGAGCACGTCGCGTCGGTGCAGGGGCACCTGGAGTCGGTGCTCTCCTCCGACGGCCTGCGCACCCTGGAGCGGCTGGTCCGCACCGCGACCGCCCAGCCCGCGCGCGCATGA
- a CDS encoding ABC transporter ATP-binding protein, with protein sequence MSEDHAVRVRDLRKDYGGAPAVAGVSFDIHRGETFALLGPNGAGKSTTIEILEGYRDRSGGEVSVLGVDPRHGDLAWKARLGIVLQSSGESGNATVREQIAHFASLYPRPRDVDETIEAVGLTFKARSRIGRLSGGQRRRVDVALGIIGRPELVFLDEPTTGFDPEARHSFWDLIALLKSEGTTILLTTHYLDEAARLGDRAAVISGGRLLAIGPMSAIGGDEARVPIVQWREDGVLHRLRTTEPARTVAELHSRIGEPTALEVVRPSLEDIYLDLIREDRDAVDLIGEPA encoded by the coding sequence ATGAGCGAAGACCACGCCGTCCGAGTCCGCGACCTGCGGAAGGACTACGGGGGCGCTCCGGCGGTCGCGGGAGTCTCCTTCGACATCCACCGGGGCGAGACCTTCGCGCTCCTCGGCCCGAACGGCGCCGGGAAGTCGACGACCATCGAGATCCTCGAGGGCTACCGCGACCGCTCCGGCGGCGAGGTGTCGGTGCTCGGGGTCGACCCGCGCCACGGCGACCTGGCGTGGAAGGCGCGTCTGGGGATCGTCCTGCAGTCCAGCGGCGAGTCCGGCAACGCGACGGTGCGCGAGCAGATCGCGCACTTCGCCAGCCTCTATCCGCGACCGCGCGACGTCGACGAGACCATCGAGGCCGTCGGGCTGACGTTTAAGGCCCGCTCGCGCATCGGACGCCTCTCGGGCGGCCAGCGCCGCCGCGTCGACGTCGCCCTCGGCATCATCGGCCGCCCCGAGCTGGTGTTCCTCGACGAGCCCACCACGGGCTTCGACCCCGAGGCCCGCCACTCCTTCTGGGACCTGATCGCCCTGCTCAAGAGCGAGGGCACGACCATCCTGCTCACCACCCACTACCTCGACGAGGCCGCCCGCCTCGGCGACCGCGCCGCCGTGATCTCCGGCGGGCGGCTCCTGGCCATCGGCCCGATGAGCGCGATCGGAGGGGACGAGGCGCGCGTCCCGATCGTGCAGTGGCGCGAGGACGGCGTGCTGCACCGGCTGCGCACCACCGAGCCCGCCCGGACCGTCGCCGAGCTGCACTCCCGGATCGGGGAGCCGACGGCCCTCGAGGTCGTCCGCCCCAGCCTCGAGGACATCTACCTCGACCTCATCCGCGAGGACCGCGACGCGGTCGACCTGATCGGAGAGCCCGCGTGA
- a CDS encoding helix-turn-helix domain-containing protein — protein sequence MPSDDTAPDEAAARAIADGAGLGARLRELRLSAGLSLKALAGRLGISVSAVSQIERGAMQPSVGRLIALVDALGVPLSAVFDQGASAPVETAVVRARESAPVALEGGVLFRRLAPRPLDAVDFFESTYPPGSTSTAHRQLLRHDGFEMGTVTLGELTVEFEDESVVLGPGDAITFPCERPHRMVNTGSTTAIATWLIVHR from the coding sequence ATGCCCTCCGACGACACCGCGCCCGACGAGGCAGCCGCCCGGGCGATCGCGGACGGGGCCGGACTCGGCGCCCGGCTGCGGGAGCTGCGGCTCTCGGCGGGCCTGTCGCTGAAGGCACTCGCCGGGCGACTCGGCATCTCCGTGAGCGCCGTCTCGCAGATCGAGCGCGGAGCGATGCAGCCCTCGGTCGGCCGGCTGATCGCCCTCGTGGACGCGCTGGGGGTCCCGCTGTCCGCCGTGTTCGACCAGGGCGCGTCGGCGCCGGTCGAGACCGCGGTCGTCCGGGCGCGCGAGTCGGCGCCCGTGGCACTCGAGGGCGGAGTGCTGTTCCGCCGTCTGGCGCCGCGTCCGCTGGACGCCGTCGACTTCTTCGAGTCGACCTACCCGCCGGGCTCGACCTCGACGGCGCACCGGCAGCTGCTCCGCCACGACGGGTTCGAGATGGGGACGGTGACGCTCGGAGAGCTGACGGTCGAGTTCGAGGACGAGTCGGTCGTCCTCGGGCCGGGCGACGCCATCACGTTCCCGTGCGAGCGGCCGCACCGCATGGTCAACACGGGCTCGACCACGGCGATCGCGACCTGGCTGATCGTCCACCGCTGA
- a CDS encoding UDP-N-acetylmuramate dehydrogenase, with product MTSAPLLSALTTLRVGGPAERLVEPATEAELVETLVGLWSDDEPWLLLGGGSNLLVGDDGVEGTVVRVCTTGVERLPSDEPGRVLLRVQAGESWDGLVATTVERGWAGLEALSGIPGTVGASPVQNIGAYGQELSDTLVAVDFLDEGAREPVRLTAEELQFAYRTSVIKQGRRGAVLAVEFALEEVGAEGDGTPVAYGQLASALGVALGDRVPLARVRETVLALRAGKGMVLDPEDPDTASAGSFFTNPLVTSAFADSLPPEAPRWPVEPTAEAPVITPLAAVEAGAPVGLPVPPRADGLVKLSAAWLIEHAGVSRGFALPGSRAAVSSKHTLALTNRGGATAEQVAELARYVQGRVLAEFGVLLHPEPVVVGTAV from the coding sequence GTGACCTCCGCGCCGCTGCTCTCCGCCCTGACCACCCTCCGCGTCGGCGGACCCGCCGAGCGCCTCGTCGAGCCCGCCACCGAGGCGGAGCTGGTCGAGACGCTCGTCGGCCTGTGGTCGGACGACGAGCCGTGGCTGCTGCTCGGCGGGGGCTCCAACCTCCTCGTGGGGGACGACGGGGTCGAGGGCACGGTCGTGCGCGTGTGCACCACCGGCGTCGAGCGGCTCCCCTCCGACGAGCCGGGGCGCGTGCTCCTCCGGGTGCAGGCGGGCGAGTCGTGGGACGGCCTCGTCGCGACGACGGTGGAGCGCGGCTGGGCGGGCCTCGAGGCCCTCAGCGGCATCCCCGGCACGGTCGGTGCGTCGCCCGTGCAGAACATCGGCGCCTACGGCCAGGAGCTCTCGGACACGCTGGTCGCGGTCGACTTCCTCGACGAGGGCGCCCGCGAGCCCGTCCGGCTGACGGCGGAGGAGCTGCAGTTCGCCTACCGCACCTCCGTGATCAAGCAGGGCCGCCGGGGCGCGGTGCTGGCCGTCGAGTTCGCGCTCGAGGAGGTCGGCGCCGAGGGCGACGGCACTCCCGTCGCCTACGGTCAGCTGGCGTCGGCGCTCGGAGTCGCGCTCGGCGACCGCGTGCCGCTCGCGCGGGTGCGCGAGACCGTGCTGGCGCTGCGTGCGGGCAAGGGCATGGTCCTCGATCCGGAGGACCCGGACACCGCGAGTGCCGGCTCCTTCTTCACCAATCCCCTCGTCACGAGTGCGTTCGCCGACTCCCTGCCGCCCGAGGCGCCGCGCTGGCCGGTCGAGCCGACGGCGGAGGCGCCCGTCATCACTCCGCTCGCCGCGGTCGAGGCCGGAGCGCCCGTCGGGCTGCCCGTGCCTCCCCGCGCCGACGGCCTGGTGAAGCTCAGCGCCGCGTGGCTGATCGAGCACGCCGGCGTCTCGCGCGGTTTCGCCCTGCCCGGCTCGCGGGCCGCCGTGTCGAGCAAGCACACCCTCGCCCTGACCAACCGCGGAGGAGCGACGGCCGAGCAGGTCGCCGAGCTCGCCCGGTACGTCCAGGGCCGCGTCCTGGCGGAGTTCGGCGTGCTGCTGCACCCCGAGCCCGTCGTGGTCGGCACCGCGGTCTGA
- a CDS encoding helix-turn-helix transcriptional regulator — protein MSTPTPERDWATYARELGTNMHRARIAKGASQERIAHAAGLAGYTYQKFEKGESKPGSPANPTLHTLLALCEALEIELTDLLPPDPPRTSRGAE, from the coding sequence ATGTCGACACCCACTCCCGAGCGCGACTGGGCGACCTACGCCCGCGAGCTCGGCACCAACATGCACCGGGCCCGCATCGCCAAGGGCGCCAGCCAGGAGCGGATCGCCCACGCGGCCGGGCTCGCGGGCTACACCTATCAGAAGTTCGAGAAGGGCGAGTCGAAGCCCGGCTCGCCGGCCAACCCCACACTGCACACCCTCCTCGCGCTCTGCGAGGCGCTCGAGATCGAGCTGACGGACCTCCTGCCGCCCGACCCGCCGCGCACCTCACGAGGCGCCGAGTAG
- a CDS encoding aspartate/glutamate racemase family protein: MRITVVNPNTSTAMTAAIGRAARSVASLGTEITAVTPPMGPASIESHYDEALAVPGVLHEIARAEAAGSDGAVVACFGDPGVDAAREIASGPVVGIAEAAMHMAALVGRGFSVVTTLSRTSGRAWDIARRAGFGDACRQVRACDIPVLELDDPRSDARRAILAECAEALAVDGSDSIVLGCAGMADLCRDLSRELGVPVIDGVASAVRLVEGLVAMGVSTSRRDEYAAPRTKAMAGLLAPFERV, translated from the coding sequence ATGCGCATCACCGTCGTCAACCCGAACACCAGCACTGCGATGACCGCGGCGATCGGCCGGGCCGCCCGCTCCGTCGCCTCGCTCGGCACCGAGATCACGGCCGTCACCCCGCCGATGGGTCCGGCATCGATCGAGAGCCACTACGACGAGGCGCTCGCCGTGCCCGGCGTCCTGCACGAGATCGCCCGGGCGGAGGCGGCCGGCAGCGACGGCGCGGTCGTCGCGTGCTTCGGCGACCCGGGTGTCGATGCCGCGCGCGAGATCGCGAGCGGCCCGGTCGTGGGGATCGCCGAGGCCGCCATGCACATGGCCGCGCTCGTCGGCCGGGGCTTCAGCGTGGTCACCACGCTCTCGCGCACGAGCGGCCGCGCCTGGGACATCGCCCGCCGCGCCGGGTTCGGCGACGCCTGCCGCCAGGTGCGCGCCTGCGACATCCCGGTGCTCGAACTCGACGACCCCCGCTCCGACGCCCGCCGCGCGATCCTGGCGGAGTGCGCCGAAGCGCTGGCCGTCGACGGGTCCGACTCGATCGTGCTGGGCTGCGCCGGGATGGCCGACCTGTGCCGCGACCTCTCACGGGAACTGGGCGTGCCCGTGATCGACGGCGTCGCCTCGGCGGTGCGCCTGGTGGAGGGGCTCGTCGCGATGGGCGTCAGCACCTCGCGGCGCGACGAGTACGCCGCGCCGCGGACGAAGGCGATGGCGGGGCTGCTCGCTCCGTTCGAGCGGGTCTGA
- a CDS encoding NCS1 family nucleobase:cation symporter-1 → MSDRVTAPRVTAPPVDPDPAAAASAGYDDRLSNEDLAPLRKQRWSSYNIFAFWMSDVHSVGGYVTAGSLFALGLAGWQVLVALVVGIVIVQVFCNLVAKPSQVTGVPYPVINRAIFGIRGANIPAIIRGLIAIAWYGVQTYLAAQSLNIVFLKFFPGMAALNTPEASFLGLSALGYLSYAILWVAQAALFWRGMESIRRFIDWAGPAVYVVMLVLAVYLVSQAGWENISLTLGSGEPLDLAAAVPVMISAVALVVSYFSGPMLNFGDFSRYARSYGAVKRGNLLGLPINFLFFSLLTVITASATVPVFGELITDPIETVERIDTWFAVLLGGLTFVIATIGINIVANFISPAFDFSNVNPKKISWRMGGMIAAVGSVLLTPWNWYSNDTAIHYTLGILGALIGPLFGVLIAGYYLISRQRVWVDDLYTMSEKGRYWFSRGFNPNAVWATVIGGVPSVASVLVPRWIAEAGGAEFTWLGDYSWFLGCGLGFVAMAVLERRAPRIGRLDEDLENVSDGSTV, encoded by the coding sequence ATGTCCGACCGCGTCACCGCACCCCGAGTCACCGCTCCCCCCGTCGATCCGGATCCCGCCGCCGCGGCGAGCGCCGGCTACGACGACCGCCTCTCCAACGAGGACCTCGCCCCGCTCCGGAAGCAGCGCTGGTCGAGCTACAACATCTTCGCGTTCTGGATGTCGGACGTGCACAGCGTCGGCGGGTACGTGACCGCGGGCTCGCTCTTCGCGCTGGGCCTGGCCGGCTGGCAGGTGCTCGTCGCCCTGGTGGTGGGCATCGTGATCGTGCAGGTCTTCTGCAACCTCGTCGCCAAGCCCAGCCAGGTCACCGGCGTGCCCTACCCCGTCATCAACCGGGCGATCTTCGGCATCCGCGGCGCGAACATCCCGGCGATCATCCGCGGACTGATCGCGATCGCCTGGTACGGCGTGCAGACCTACCTGGCGGCGCAGTCGCTGAACATCGTCTTCCTCAAGTTCTTCCCGGGCATGGCCGCCCTGAACACGCCCGAGGCGTCGTTCCTCGGCCTCTCGGCTCTGGGCTACCTCTCCTACGCGATCCTCTGGGTCGCGCAGGCCGCGCTGTTCTGGCGGGGCATGGAGTCGATCCGCCGCTTCATCGACTGGGCGGGACCGGCGGTCTACGTGGTGATGCTCGTGCTGGCCGTCTACCTGGTGTCGCAGGCGGGCTGGGAGAACATCTCGCTCACCCTCGGCTCCGGCGAGCCGCTCGACCTCGCCGCCGCGGTGCCGGTGATGATCTCGGCCGTCGCCCTGGTCGTCTCCTACTTCTCGGGCCCGATGCTCAACTTCGGCGACTTCTCCCGGTACGCCCGCAGCTACGGCGCCGTGAAGCGCGGCAACCTGCTCGGCCTCCCGATCAACTTCCTCTTCTTCTCCCTCCTCACCGTGATCACCGCCTCGGCGACCGTGCCGGTCTTCGGCGAGCTGATCACCGACCCGATCGAGACCGTCGAGCGGATCGACACCTGGTTCGCCGTGCTCCTCGGCGGGCTCACCTTCGTCATCGCGACGATCGGCATCAACATCGTCGCCAACTTCATCTCCCCCGCGTTCGACTTCTCCAACGTCAACCCGAAGAAGATCAGCTGGCGGATGGGCGGCATGATCGCCGCCGTCGGCTCGGTGCTGCTCACCCCGTGGAACTGGTACTCGAACGACACCGCCATCCACTACACGCTCGGCATCCTCGGCGCGCTGATCGGACCGCTGTTCGGCGTCCTCATCGCGGGCTACTACCTGATCAGCCGCCAGCGCGTCTGGGTGGACGACCTCTACACGATGAGCGAGAAGGGCCGCTACTGGTTCTCGCGCGGCTTCAACCCCAACGCCGTCTGGGCGACCGTGATCGGCGGAGTCCCCTCCGTCGCCTCGGTGCTCGTGCCGCGCTGGATCGCGGAGGCGGGAGGCGCGGAGTTCACCTGGCTCGGCGACTACAGCTGGTTCCTCGGCTGCGGGCTCGGGTTCGTCGCGATGGCCGTGCTCGAGCGGCGCGCGCCGCGGATCGGGCGCCTCGACGAGGACCTCGAGAACGTCAGCGACGGCTCGACCGTCTGA
- a CDS encoding ABC transporter permease, producing MTAVATRPRTLSTGPGRTVRLGLARARYEIRSYFRAPDQVFFTFLFPVLLLTIFSVAFGDTAVMQANPQDAGIPMAEYYVPGLAAAGILLSGVQNLGVDIAVERGDGTLKRLAGAPLPVFSYFIGKFGQVLVTSLAQTALLLLVAATVFSVELPTDSGRWATFAWVYLAGVATSAILGIAVSALPRSGKSATAVIVPPLLVLQFISGSYLSFTTLPDWLQNTASVFPLKWIAQGMRAVFLPSGFEEAEVNGSWDLGGVALVLGIWLVVGLVACRFGFRWIRRDS from the coding sequence GTGACCGCCGTCGCCACCCGCCCCCGCACCCTCTCCACCGGCCCGGGACGCACCGTCCGCCTCGGACTCGCCCGGGCCCGCTACGAGATCCGCTCGTACTTCCGCGCTCCGGACCAGGTGTTCTTCACCTTCCTCTTCCCGGTGCTGCTCCTGACGATCTTCTCGGTCGCGTTCGGCGACACCGCGGTGATGCAGGCGAACCCGCAGGACGCGGGCATCCCGATGGCGGAGTACTACGTGCCGGGCCTGGCCGCGGCCGGGATCCTGCTCTCGGGCGTCCAGAACCTGGGCGTCGACATCGCGGTCGAGCGCGGCGACGGCACGCTCAAGCGCCTCGCGGGAGCACCGCTGCCGGTCTTCAGCTACTTCATCGGCAAGTTCGGCCAGGTGCTCGTGACGAGCCTCGCGCAGACGGCCCTGCTGCTCCTCGTCGCGGCGACGGTGTTCTCGGTCGAGCTGCCCACCGACAGCGGGCGCTGGGCGACCTTCGCCTGGGTCTACCTGGCAGGAGTCGCGACGTCGGCCATCCTCGGCATCGCCGTCTCCGCGCTGCCCCGCTCGGGCAAGAGCGCGACCGCCGTGATCGTGCCGCCGCTGCTCGTGCTGCAGTTCATCTCGGGGTCGTACCTGTCGTTCACGACGCTGCCGGACTGGCTGCAGAACACGGCGAGCGTCTTCCCGCTCAAGTGGATCGCGCAGGGCATGCGCGCCGTGTTCCTGCCGAGCGGATTCGAGGAGGCGGAGGTGAACGGGTCCTGGGACCTCGGCGGCGTCGCGCTGGTGCTCGGGATCTGGCTCGTCGTGGGGCTCGTCGCCTGCCGATTCGGCTTCCGCTGGATCCGCCGCGACAGCTGA
- a CDS encoding fructose-bisphosphatase class II: protein MSGLRLIASPAYPAELQEAVAAAVRAAAEAARGWYGRGDKVAADEASVAAMRAVLADAPFDGVVVIGEGEKDEAPMLANGERLGRASAPSCDVAVDPLDGTRLTAEGLPGSVSVIALAPRGTLFDPRDVFYMDKLVCSAAGRGAVSLDLPPAENAARLAAALGKPVAELVVVVLDKPRHSGLIAALRAVGVALELRGEGDVSVAIEAADPAGRVDLVLGIGGTPEGVVAACAVRALGGVMEGRLAPQTAPERANALAAGHDLDRLLTLEDLVSSDDVLFAGCAV, encoded by the coding sequence ATGAGCGGCCTGCGGCTGATCGCGTCGCCCGCCTACCCGGCCGAGCTGCAGGAGGCGGTGGCCGCCGCCGTGCGCGCGGCGGCCGAGGCGGCGCGCGGCTGGTACGGGCGCGGCGACAAGGTCGCGGCTGACGAGGCGTCGGTCGCGGCGATGCGCGCCGTGCTGGCCGACGCTCCGTTCGACGGCGTCGTCGTGATCGGCGAGGGCGAGAAGGACGAGGCCCCGATGCTCGCGAACGGCGAGCGCCTCGGCCGCGCCTCCGCTCCCTCCTGCGACGTGGCGGTCGATCCGCTCGACGGCACCCGGCTCACGGCGGAGGGGCTCCCCGGCTCGGTGAGCGTGATCGCGCTCGCCCCGCGCGGCACGCTGTTCGACCCGCGCGACGTGTTCTACATGGACAAGCTGGTCTGCTCTGCAGCGGGCCGGGGCGCCGTCTCGCTCGACCTCCCTCCCGCCGAGAACGCCGCACGGCTGGCGGCGGCGCTCGGGAAGCCCGTCGCGGAGCTGGTCGTCGTCGTGCTCGACAAGCCGCGTCACTCCGGGCTGATCGCGGCCCTGCGCGCGGTCGGGGTCGCGCTCGAGCTGCGCGGCGAGGGCGACGTGTCGGTCGCGATCGAGGCGGCCGATCCCGCGGGCCGCGTCGACCTCGTCCTCGGCATCGGCGGCACCCCGGAGGGAGTGGTCGCCGCGTGCGCCGTCCGCGCCCTCGGCGGGGTCATGGAGGGGCGCCTCGCCCCCCAGACCGCACCGGAGCGCGCCAACGCCCTGGCCGCCGGCCACGACCTCGACCGCCTGCTGACCCTGGAGGACCTGGTCTCCTCGGACGACGTGCTCTTCGCGGGCTGCGCGGTCTGA
- a CDS encoding MaoC family dehydratase N-terminal domain-containing protein, giving the protein MPVNPELVGRVFAPTEPYQVGREKVREFARAVSATSPLHHDVEAARAAGHPDLVAPPTFAVVVQEFTLQQLLAEPDGGIDFSRVVHGDQRFVLSRPVVAGDELTATLSVAAIKKLGAHSMVTTESRMVDASGEHVVTAISTLVVRGDE; this is encoded by the coding sequence GTGCCAGTGAACCCCGAACTCGTCGGGCGCGTCTTCGCGCCCACGGAGCCCTATCAGGTGGGGCGCGAGAAGGTGCGCGAGTTCGCCCGCGCCGTCTCCGCGACCTCCCCCCTGCACCACGACGTCGAAGCCGCCCGCGCCGCCGGGCACCCCGACCTCGTCGCTCCGCCCACCTTCGCCGTCGTCGTGCAGGAGTTCACGCTCCAGCAGCTGCTCGCCGAGCCCGACGGCGGGATCGACTTCAGCCGCGTCGTGCACGGAGACCAGCGCTTCGTGCTGTCCCGTCCGGTCGTGGCCGGCGACGAGCTGACCGCGACCCTCTCGGTCGCCGCCATCAAGAAGCTCGGCGCCCACTCGATGGTCACCACCGAGTCCCGCATGGTCGACGCGAGCGGCGAGCACGTCGTCACCGCGATCTCGACCCTCGTGGTCAGGGGAGACGAATGA